A genomic segment from Pseudobacteriovorax antillogorgiicola encodes:
- a CDS encoding DUF6178 family protein has product MAGRLSETSVASTLDAGHKSLPWEPGQPSGFLAGIDFHAILQSPDAKQIIQSLPTQPLYYGLKRQGIADCLDVLPHLTDDQVARIVDYDVWSKDRLVPKKVYELLNYFGEISSAELYRRFAYLDEEYQLSILAGLVEVFDLEEYEAMTQEQQDLVHAMPCQQVFYRLFSDDPETVSFVLKLISSICEHNLRYAYSILGHASFALASESEEAIRQFRMARLEEDGFVPYEESLSCFTPIDLQHLKDRWSESSPRRQGAVAQPTAAGSYLMSILVLAQERQWTMDEQFEVHQQLLFLANSLCSAAQVEPEDLHGLNRVLEQCRALVGLGLDYLSDGDTDRGLAILKQEHAKTLFRVGVSLIQDLRKRLIDRMMEAEIQGAEELKVLFQGGQWGQILFHIDRVLSDVLGFEASEILKGLFNRFPMTPQFQGDRNQLKFCPIGSMSDFGLLRDYALGLSGLFYMKQVAQGTGPLEKLLSTAFVHGLITQEFTFKALDRDILESFMALSQMELKTKHDEFVTLMMTTLLETSKNWDLGYQDYLSQGVQKAMSLFDDITAGLMVSHENQRSPDHLISSN; this is encoded by the coding sequence ATGGCAGGCCGTTTGTCCGAGACTAGTGTGGCATCGACGCTCGATGCCGGGCACAAAAGCTTACCCTGGGAACCAGGGCAACCGTCAGGATTTCTCGCAGGCATAGACTTTCATGCGATTCTTCAGAGTCCAGATGCCAAGCAAATTATCCAGTCCCTGCCAACGCAGCCTTTATACTACGGTCTGAAACGCCAGGGAATTGCTGATTGCCTTGATGTACTGCCTCATCTCACAGATGATCAAGTGGCCCGCATTGTTGATTACGATGTCTGGAGCAAAGACCGCCTTGTACCTAAAAAAGTGTATGAGTTGCTGAACTACTTTGGCGAAATCAGTTCTGCAGAGCTGTACCGACGCTTTGCCTACCTTGACGAAGAATACCAACTTAGCATTCTTGCTGGTCTGGTAGAAGTCTTCGACTTGGAAGAATATGAGGCTATGACCCAAGAACAGCAAGACCTTGTCCACGCAATGCCATGCCAGCAAGTTTTTTATCGCTTGTTTAGCGACGACCCGGAAACGGTATCTTTCGTTTTGAAACTTATCTCGTCCATATGCGAGCATAATCTTCGCTACGCTTACTCAATTCTCGGTCATGCCTCGTTTGCGCTTGCCAGTGAGAGTGAAGAAGCTATTCGCCAGTTCCGCATGGCTCGCCTTGAAGAGGATGGTTTTGTACCCTATGAGGAGAGCCTATCGTGTTTTACACCGATTGATTTGCAGCACCTCAAAGATCGCTGGAGCGAAAGTAGTCCTCGTCGCCAGGGTGCGGTAGCTCAACCCACGGCTGCTGGCTCCTATCTCATGAGCATTCTAGTCCTAGCTCAGGAAAGGCAGTGGACTATGGATGAGCAGTTTGAAGTTCATCAGCAGCTGCTTTTTTTAGCCAACTCCCTTTGCAGTGCAGCCCAGGTTGAGCCAGAAGACTTGCATGGGCTTAATCGTGTTCTAGAGCAATGTCGTGCTTTGGTCGGCCTTGGCTTGGATTATCTTTCAGATGGAGATACCGATCGTGGCCTTGCTATTCTCAAGCAGGAACATGCTAAAACTCTATTTAGAGTTGGCGTTTCCTTGATTCAGGATCTAAGAAAGCGTTTGATCGATCGGATGATGGAAGCCGAGATTCAAGGAGCCGAGGAGTTAAAGGTTCTGTTTCAAGGTGGGCAGTGGGGCCAAATACTATTCCATATCGATCGCGTGTTAAGTGATGTGCTTGGCTTTGAAGCAAGTGAAATCTTGAAAGGCCTGTTTAATCGCTTTCCTATGACACCGCAGTTTCAGGGGGATCGTAACCAACTTAAGTTCTGTCCTATCGGATCGATGTCAGATTTCGGCTTGCTTCGAGACTATGCTCTGGGCCTTTCAGGCTTATTCTACATGAAGCAGGTTGCTCAAGGTACAGGGCCATTAGAAAAGCTTTTAAGTACAGCCTTTGTTCATGGACTGATTACGCAGGAGTTTACGTTTAAGGCTTTGGATCGCGATATCTTAGAGTCGTTCATGGCGCTAAGCCAGATGGAGCTAAAGACAAAGCATGATGAGTTTGTGACTTTAATGATGACAACACTCTTGGAAACTAGCAAGAACTGGGACTTAGGATACCAAGACTACCTTAGCCAGGGTGTCCAGAAGGCGATGAGCCTATTTGATGATATTACTGCCGGCCTTATGGTTAGCCATGAAAACCAGCGTTCACCCGATCACCTTATCAGTTCGAACTAA
- the tkt gene encoding transketolase produces MNDIQTINVLKGLVIDGVSKANSGHPGGAMSSMDFAYLLFSEYLKFDPDNPGWLGRDRFILSAGHESMLIYSLLQHVGWLEMDDLKKFRQLHSRTPGHPENYMTPGVECTTGPLGQGAAMSVGFAIAARHLGAKFGTEVFKQKTWVLMGDGCMQEGVTLGAASLAGHLKLDNLVWFYDRNKIQISGQIDRSVSDDYQKIFEGFGWDVLEVDGHDHSKLREAMDHAQSTGRTQPLLIIGDTTMAKGAFSMEGSHKTHGAPLPPEEKAKTKEKMGLKDEEFYAPEDSINHFRRNFDKLRSEVKQWHAMLDEKMKDEGFSELYRQCFESDFSHLKDIAWDRSKPVATRNAFGDVLESWADQLPNLMGGSADLEPSNMTGAFAKKVGDFDRDHHGNRNLAFGVREFPMSAICNGMALHGGVIPFDATFLSFADYSRPALRLGAIQKVRVIHEFTHDSFYLGEDGPTHQPVEHVMSLRLIPDFLVMRPADAFETQVLMKTALVEKRPSAICLSRQKLPILDIDLDTVQNAGRGAYVVQDTEAEPNVILIATGAEVALARATAAELTDLNVRVVSMPCWKIFDEQPQEYRDEVLPPRMVKRVSIEAGVTLGWQKYTGSMGLNIGFDQYGHSAPAGDLEKLYGFTPDQTAKKVRDWLAQI; encoded by the coding sequence ATGAATGACATCCAGACCATTAACGTTCTGAAAGGTCTTGTTATCGATGGCGTTAGCAAGGCGAATTCAGGCCACCCCGGCGGCGCGATGTCCAGTATGGACTTTGCTTATCTCCTATTCTCTGAATACCTTAAGTTCGATCCCGATAACCCCGGATGGTTAGGCCGCGATCGATTCATCTTGAGTGCAGGTCACGAATCTATGTTGATCTACTCTCTCTTACAGCATGTGGGCTGGCTTGAGATGGATGACCTCAAAAAGTTTCGTCAGCTTCATTCACGCACCCCTGGCCACCCCGAAAACTACATGACCCCTGGTGTAGAGTGCACCACCGGACCTCTTGGTCAAGGTGCTGCCATGTCTGTTGGCTTTGCCATCGCTGCGAGGCATTTGGGTGCTAAGTTTGGCACCGAAGTTTTTAAGCAAAAGACCTGGGTTCTAATGGGTGACGGCTGCATGCAGGAAGGTGTGACCTTGGGAGCTGCATCTCTGGCTGGTCACTTAAAGCTGGACAACCTTGTTTGGTTCTACGATCGCAATAAAATCCAGATTTCTGGTCAGATCGATCGCTCTGTTTCCGATGATTACCAAAAGATTTTCGAAGGCTTTGGTTGGGATGTGCTTGAGGTTGATGGCCACGACCACAGCAAGCTAAGAGAAGCCATGGATCACGCACAATCAACTGGTCGCACGCAGCCTCTCTTGATCATTGGCGATACAACCATGGCCAAGGGCGCGTTTTCCATGGAAGGTAGCCACAAAACTCATGGTGCACCTCTCCCCCCTGAAGAAAAGGCTAAAACCAAAGAAAAAATGGGCCTCAAGGATGAAGAATTCTACGCTCCTGAGGACTCCATCAACCATTTCCGCCGAAACTTCGACAAACTTCGTAGTGAAGTCAAGCAATGGCATGCGATGCTCGATGAAAAGATGAAGGACGAAGGTTTCTCCGAACTATATCGCCAGTGCTTCGAGTCTGACTTTAGCCACCTCAAGGATATTGCTTGGGATCGCAGCAAGCCTGTCGCCACTCGCAATGCCTTCGGCGATGTTCTGGAATCATGGGCTGACCAACTCCCCAACCTGATGGGTGGTAGCGCCGATCTAGAGCCGTCAAACATGACTGGTGCATTTGCCAAAAAGGTCGGTGACTTCGATCGTGATCATCATGGCAATCGTAACCTTGCCTTTGGTGTCCGTGAATTTCCTATGTCCGCAATCTGTAACGGCATGGCACTTCATGGAGGAGTGATCCCGTTTGATGCAACGTTCCTTTCGTTCGCTGACTACTCACGTCCCGCTCTACGACTCGGTGCCATTCAAAAAGTGCGAGTCATCCATGAGTTCACCCACGATTCTTTCTATCTTGGTGAAGATGGACCCACACACCAGCCTGTAGAGCACGTGATGTCCCTGCGCCTGATTCCAGACTTTCTCGTCATGCGCCCTGCCGATGCTTTCGAAACTCAGGTGCTAATGAAAACGGCATTGGTTGAAAAGCGACCGTCAGCTATCTGTCTATCACGCCAGAAGCTCCCGATTCTTGATATCGATCTCGACACCGTCCAAAATGCTGGTCGTGGTGCCTATGTCGTACAAGACACCGAAGCTGAGCCAAATGTGATTTTGATTGCCACTGGCGCAGAAGTTGCGCTCGCACGAGCGACTGCCGCTGAGCTTACCGACCTGAATGTCCGTGTTGTGTCCATGCCATGTTGGAAGATTTTCGACGAGCAACCACAAGAGTATCGCGACGAGGTCCTTCCTCCACGAATGGTCAAGCGAGTCTCCATTGAGGCCGGCGTCACTCTTGGCTGGCAAAAGTATACCGGTAGTATGGGGCTTAACATTGGTTTCGATCAGTATGGTCATAGCGCTCCCGCTGGAGATCTAGAAAAACTTTATGGGTTTACACCTGATCAAACCGCGAAGAAAGTTCGCGATTGGTTAGCTCAAATTTAA
- a CDS encoding transglycosylase domain-containing protein: MENVKKYSLYALLLVTVAGFSAGLGVISVVVFQVYFGDVSELKKSTILARINEETTIYTLNEEQKLGSFFNESHRSYVPIDEIPTHMIRAMVASEDKNYYNHSGVDPIAISKAFWEGVSSGLRFRRGGSTITQQTVKNILDRREHTFKRKFKEMIRALQLERMYSKEQILEFYLNQFHVTANGKGIGIAAKYYFNKDVQDINLIEGAFIAGSVKAPSKYNPFIKYTKAKRDKALLEANRRKNYVLRRMYEQGWISEAELKDAWDQPVPFNRGKFRTREVALVSLVRGQLDKKEILDALGMDSIQELNHAGLRIYTTIDKKMQDVAQLAMRRNLSRLETILQGYRVEDPELFKPLRSLEVNQFYYAKVDKIVKGKDPKIFVDFGLPKGVVPSKSLIRTAKILNLPTYKGYKFHLDEILNTTKVGDIIFVEVMSYDKDTNQAVLEIKKRPSINGGLISVDKGEVRSVVAGFDNKGYNRAMFAARQPGSVFKSVVYFAALQLGWSVLDQLDNERRLFSIQGTYYFPRPDHKSPYKDVSLLWAGVKSENLATIYLTKNLLSKLNFDEFKTLLGSSGLLPEDDEAPRDYHYRVAKETGVQLDNSGIKEYLLGRTIEDMKPDLVFSGRLSLLRDLSKLWWGRGYLAELQNLYLIEPDEISNRERATRINLLKRNYERMGVLARSAREDWDRLGQEIQRIGPEGVFMDEALTTILSRFRVMSSSSRPTLGYVRELPGEEYVPTKPDEEITLQPPPGRSLNPLDVQAIWGGMDSLGGQSNIQLDDILLDAYLPLKYYEKIRAGVEDRYRLVMTQKDKYSLYQYFHHHDFKIAVGLKYLVDLGRAMGVYSRLEPVLSYGLGTNEVSVAEVAKVYQTFKSGKIYRFFEEGPQNQLNFVRRIEDRDGNVLWEAKKEEFQLVDPCYAAQMGEILRKVVTHGTGRRARGELYLDLSEVAGISAGQRKGKIRIPAYGKTGTTNDYTTAYFAGYVPYPSSARAALDPMEGANVIASYVGYDLNQTMQRGPFRISGAMGALPVWTDYAKGLLKVQEYGEYLDKFDLNLISRQVWPLKFHECTSGTKVDLPRGTIIRASNQGDSESFGFTNFAKDGETFMNEFARTRSINSYVQIAMKSDERGRSPRRMFQPFLKEDTEASEPKDVSGDPEYSDDGEMDEGDELELSPSPDDTDSGLGSSSIPQEARVTPTPAPAPLPRTSDKPANEEESDSEGRLEDDELW, from the coding sequence TTGGAAAACGTTAAGAAGTATTCACTCTATGCTCTTCTCCTAGTAACAGTAGCTGGATTCTCCGCAGGACTCGGAGTGATCTCGGTGGTTGTTTTCCAGGTTTATTTTGGGGATGTTTCTGAACTTAAAAAGTCTACTATCCTGGCACGAATTAACGAAGAGACAACAATCTACACGCTCAATGAAGAGCAGAAGTTGGGAAGCTTTTTCAATGAGTCTCATCGTAGTTACGTTCCTATTGACGAGATTCCTACCCACATGATTCGAGCCATGGTAGCTTCCGAAGATAAAAACTACTACAACCACTCTGGGGTCGACCCAATTGCTATTTCAAAGGCCTTTTGGGAGGGGGTCTCTTCCGGTCTTCGCTTTCGTCGCGGTGGTTCGACCATCACCCAACAAACGGTAAAAAATATTCTGGATCGTCGGGAGCATACCTTCAAAAGGAAGTTTAAAGAGATGATCCGAGCTCTGCAGTTGGAGAGGATGTACTCCAAGGAGCAGATTCTCGAGTTCTATCTGAACCAATTCCACGTCACTGCTAATGGTAAGGGGATTGGGATTGCTGCGAAATACTATTTCAATAAAGACGTGCAAGATATCAACTTGATCGAAGGGGCATTCATCGCAGGTTCGGTGAAGGCTCCTAGTAAATATAATCCCTTTATCAAGTATACCAAAGCAAAGCGTGATAAGGCCTTGCTTGAAGCGAATCGCAGGAAAAACTATGTTCTGCGACGAATGTATGAACAAGGTTGGATAAGTGAAGCTGAACTGAAAGACGCTTGGGATCAGCCGGTACCATTCAATCGTGGAAAATTCCGTACCCGAGAGGTTGCACTGGTCTCATTGGTGCGTGGTCAGCTTGATAAGAAAGAGATTCTCGATGCCTTAGGGATGGATTCGATTCAAGAGTTGAATCACGCTGGGTTGAGGATCTACACCACCATTGATAAAAAGATGCAAGATGTTGCGCAACTAGCCATGCGACGAAATTTGTCTCGACTGGAAACCATACTCCAGGGCTATCGGGTAGAAGATCCTGAGCTTTTCAAACCTCTTCGCTCCCTAGAAGTTAACCAGTTTTACTATGCTAAAGTTGATAAAATTGTCAAAGGCAAGGATCCTAAGATCTTTGTCGACTTCGGTTTGCCGAAGGGGGTTGTGCCCTCAAAATCTCTCATTCGAACAGCAAAGATTTTGAATCTCCCCACCTACAAAGGCTACAAGTTTCACCTCGATGAGATTCTGAACACCACTAAGGTGGGGGATATTATATTCGTCGAGGTCATGAGTTACGATAAGGATACGAATCAAGCTGTCCTTGAAATTAAAAAGCGCCCCAGTATCAACGGTGGTTTGATATCTGTGGACAAGGGCGAAGTTCGGTCGGTTGTCGCTGGGTTTGACAACAAGGGCTACAATCGGGCGATGTTTGCTGCACGACAGCCAGGTTCAGTTTTCAAGTCAGTGGTCTATTTTGCTGCGTTGCAGCTAGGCTGGAGCGTTCTCGATCAATTAGATAACGAGCGACGCTTATTTTCCATTCAGGGTACTTATTACTTCCCTAGGCCTGACCACAAAAGCCCATATAAAGACGTTTCGCTTCTGTGGGCCGGTGTTAAGTCTGAGAACCTAGCAACCATTTATCTTACGAAAAACTTACTATCGAAGCTTAACTTTGACGAGTTTAAAACTCTTTTAGGTAGCTCCGGCTTGCTCCCCGAAGACGACGAAGCTCCGAGGGACTATCACTATCGAGTGGCAAAGGAAACTGGGGTTCAATTGGATAATAGTGGTATTAAAGAGTATCTGCTCGGCCGTACGATCGAGGATATGAAGCCAGATCTCGTGTTCTCTGGGCGATTATCTCTGCTCCGAGATTTAAGCAAACTATGGTGGGGACGTGGCTACCTAGCAGAGCTACAAAACCTCTATCTCATTGAGCCTGACGAAATTTCGAATCGTGAGCGGGCAACACGGATTAATTTGCTCAAAAGGAATTACGAGCGAATGGGTGTTCTAGCGAGAAGCGCAAGAGAGGATTGGGATCGCCTTGGCCAAGAGATCCAGAGAATCGGGCCCGAAGGGGTTTTCATGGATGAGGCTTTAACAACGATTTTGTCTCGGTTTCGGGTTATGAGTTCTTCAAGCCGTCCGACTCTTGGTTATGTCCGGGAGTTGCCAGGGGAAGAGTATGTTCCTACCAAGCCTGATGAAGAAATAACACTTCAGCCCCCTCCAGGGCGATCTCTAAATCCACTGGATGTGCAAGCGATTTGGGGCGGCATGGATAGTCTAGGTGGCCAGTCTAATATCCAACTCGACGATATCCTTTTGGATGCCTATCTACCGTTAAAATACTACGAAAAGATTCGTGCAGGCGTTGAAGATCGCTACCGCTTGGTGATGACGCAAAAAGATAAATACTCTCTTTACCAGTATTTTCATCACCATGACTTTAAAATCGCTGTTGGCTTGAAGTATCTCGTGGATCTAGGGCGTGCGATGGGCGTTTACTCGCGGCTAGAGCCAGTGTTGTCCTATGGCCTGGGTACCAATGAAGTTAGTGTGGCTGAAGTAGCCAAGGTCTATCAGACTTTCAAGAGTGGTAAGATTTACCGCTTCTTTGAAGAAGGTCCTCAGAATCAGTTGAACTTTGTTCGGCGGATTGAAGATCGGGATGGCAATGTGTTATGGGAAGCGAAGAAAGAAGAGTTTCAACTGGTCGATCCGTGCTATGCAGCGCAGATGGGCGAGATTTTGAGAAAGGTTGTAACCCATGGCACAGGCCGTCGGGCACGGGGTGAACTCTATCTGGATCTTAGTGAGGTAGCAGGGATCTCAGCAGGTCAGCGGAAGGGTAAAATAAGGATTCCCGCTTATGGTAAAACTGGAACTACAAACGACTACACCACAGCTTACTTTGCTGGTTATGTGCCCTATCCTTCGTCCGCCCGAGCTGCATTGGACCCGATGGAGGGAGCGAATGTGATTGCGTCCTATGTTGGCTACGATCTCAATCAAACCATGCAGCGGGGGCCATTTAGAATCTCAGGTGCCATGGGAGCCTTACCAGTTTGGACTGACTACGCTAAAGGTCTCTTGAAGGTGCAAGAGTACGGGGAGTACCTAGATAAATTCGATTTGAATCTCATATCTCGTCAGGTTTGGCCTCTGAAGTTTCATGAATGCACCAGTGGAACCAAAGTCGACCTTCCCCGTGGAACCATCATTCGAGCTTCAAACCAGGGCGATAGTGAATCGTTCGGTTTCACTAACTTTGCGAAGGATGGTGAAACATTTATGAATGAGTTTGCACGCACGCGATCGATCAACTCATACGTCCAAATTGCGATGAAGTCTGATGAGCGTGGGCGATCCCCGCGCCGGATGTTTCAGCCGTTCTTAAAAGAAGATACTGAAGCTTCCGAACCAAAGGACGTGAGTGGGGATCCTGAGTATAGCGACGATGGTGAAATGGACGAGGGTGATGAGCTAGAGCTATCCCCAAGCCCCGATGACACCGACTCAGGATTGGGAAGTTCATCAATACCTCAAGAGGCACGTGTGACTCCTACGCCAGCTCCGGCACCGTTGCCTCGCACCAGCGATAAGCCTGCAAACGAAGAGGAGTCAGACTCCGAAGGTCGTCTTGAGGATGACGAGCTTTGGTAA
- a CDS encoding trypsin-like peptidase domain-containing protein, whose product MHLVIVLISIIFATDSYGRIYQSFADIAERAIPGVVNIRTTQYVAGRDALLDPYQFFLNGRLPRGAKTHSLGSGVIMKQSGYVITNYHVVDGAAKIDVLFAKTKKKVRAKLVGADQKTDLALLKIHQRGEARPLDFGDSDRLRVGDIVLAIGNPFGFAHTVTSGIISAKGRVIGTGPYDRFLQTDAPIHPGNSGGPLIDIRGRVIGVNTAVSAQGAGIGFAIPSNLVQSVVKDLIRHGKVIRPWLGIVGKNILAQDELGDNYDPSGVYGVIVENLIVEGPAYRAGLRIGDLIMAMDGKKIFDLNQLQRFLSQKAPASRVTLKIYRRRTGFVNLTVALSEIPATQELPQEKDLF is encoded by the coding sequence ATGCACCTAGTGATCGTACTGATCTCTATTATTTTCGCGACAGATAGTTATGGCCGCATCTATCAGAGCTTTGCTGATATAGCGGAACGGGCGATTCCCGGTGTGGTCAATATTCGTACGACCCAGTATGTGGCAGGTCGTGACGCCTTGCTCGACCCCTATCAGTTTTTTCTAAACGGTCGACTTCCTCGGGGAGCCAAGACTCACTCCCTTGGCTCAGGGGTTATCATGAAGCAAAGTGGCTACGTCATCACCAACTACCATGTAGTGGATGGTGCGGCAAAAATTGATGTCCTCTTCGCCAAGACCAAAAAGAAGGTTCGCGCCAAGCTAGTAGGTGCCGACCAAAAGACGGATCTGGCCCTACTTAAAATCCACCAGAGAGGTGAGGCTCGCCCCTTAGATTTCGGCGACAGTGACAGACTCCGCGTCGGAGACATCGTCCTGGCTATTGGCAACCCATTCGGCTTTGCTCACACCGTCACCAGCGGGATCATTTCTGCCAAAGGCCGCGTGATTGGCACTGGTCCCTACGACCGCTTCCTACAAACTGACGCACCCATACATCCAGGCAACTCTGGCGGCCCACTCATTGATATCAGGGGGCGCGTCATTGGTGTCAACACCGCTGTTAGTGCTCAAGGGGCTGGTATCGGCTTCGCGATTCCCAGCAACCTTGTTCAGTCGGTGGTAAAAGACCTGATCCGGCACGGTAAAGTCATTCGGCCATGGCTTGGAATTGTTGGTAAAAACATCCTCGCTCAAGATGAATTGGGGGACAACTACGATCCCTCCGGGGTGTATGGCGTCATTGTTGAAAACCTGATTGTGGAGGGACCAGCCTACCGCGCTGGCCTCAGAATCGGTGACTTGATCATGGCTATGGATGGCAAAAAAATATTTGATCTCAACCAGCTACAGCGTTTTTTAAGCCAAAAGGCTCCAGCCTCTCGGGTAACATTGAAAATCTATCGTCGCAGAACAGGTTTTGTGAACTTAACCGTAGCCTTAAGTGAAATTCCTGCCACCCAAGAATTGCCCCAAGAAAAAGACCTTTTTTAA
- the hemL gene encoding glutamate-1-semialdehyde 2,1-aminomutase codes for MPLNRHKSQDLFKDAKEILPGGVNSPVRAFGAVGGEPLFIERAEGPYLYDADGNRYIDYIGSWGPAIIGHAHPEVVSAVSDVMSKGFSFGAPTEIETKLAQKIRQLVPSMEMMRFVSSGTEACMSALRLARGFTGRNKLIKYNGCYHGHADMLLVKAGSGVATLGIPGSPGVPEGATHDTLVAPFNDLAATEALLNENKEQVAAIIIEPIAGNANFIRPSQEFIQGLRKLCDEHQTLLIFDEVMTGFRVHLNCAQGLFGVKPDLSTFGKVIGGGMPIGVYGGRRDVMNKVAPAGPVYQAGTLSGNPLAVTCGMKTLELLENKYSFTELSNRTNRLAVGLRDAARKNGVTLSSDSEGGMFGFAFSEAMPKNFDDAKAANIEAFNHFFAAMIDEGVYLAPSAYEAGFVSTTHSDDDIDATIEAAAKVFSTMSQAS; via the coding sequence ATGCCACTAAATAGACATAAATCTCAGGATCTGTTTAAAGACGCCAAAGAAATTCTCCCTGGGGGAGTCAACTCCCCTGTTAGGGCATTTGGTGCCGTTGGCGGAGAGCCTTTATTTATCGAGCGAGCGGAAGGTCCCTACCTCTACGATGCAGATGGCAATCGCTACATCGATTATATTGGGAGCTGGGGACCTGCAATTATAGGGCACGCGCATCCTGAAGTGGTATCCGCCGTGAGCGACGTTATGAGCAAAGGTTTCTCCTTCGGTGCGCCCACTGAAATTGAAACTAAACTAGCTCAAAAGATTCGTCAGCTTGTGCCCAGCATGGAGATGATGCGCTTTGTTTCAAGTGGAACAGAAGCATGTATGTCCGCCCTACGATTGGCGAGAGGATTTACAGGTCGTAATAAGCTGATCAAGTATAATGGCTGCTATCATGGTCATGCCGATATGCTGTTAGTAAAAGCAGGATCTGGGGTAGCTACACTTGGAATCCCAGGAAGCCCCGGAGTTCCAGAAGGTGCTACCCACGACACTTTGGTCGCGCCATTCAACGATCTCGCCGCGACGGAAGCTCTACTCAACGAGAACAAGGAGCAAGTAGCGGCCATCATCATTGAGCCCATTGCAGGGAATGCAAACTTTATTCGTCCGAGTCAGGAGTTTATTCAAGGCTTGCGCAAGCTTTGTGATGAGCATCAGACTTTGCTGATTTTCGATGAGGTGATGACTGGGTTTCGGGTTCACTTGAACTGTGCCCAAGGCCTGTTTGGAGTAAAGCCAGATCTGTCTACGTTCGGCAAGGTGATCGGTGGTGGAATGCCCATTGGAGTCTATGGCGGACGCCGCGATGTGATGAATAAGGTTGCTCCCGCAGGGCCTGTTTATCAGGCGGGAACCTTATCTGGTAACCCACTGGCTGTAACCTGCGGTATGAAGACCTTAGAATTATTGGAAAATAAATATAGCTTTACAGAGCTTTCGAATCGTACTAATCGATTGGCAGTCGGGCTAAGAGATGCTGCGCGTAAAAATGGCGTAACTCTCAGTTCCGACAGCGAAGGTGGAATGTTTGGCTTCGCTTTCAGTGAAGCCATGCCAAAGAACTTTGATGATGCCAAGGCGGCTAATATCGAGGCCTTTAACCACTTCTTTGCAGCTATGATTGATGAGGGGGTTTATCTTGCTCCTTCCGCGTATGAAGCGGGTTTCGTTTCGACAACTCACTCCGATGATGACATCGACGCCACAATCGAAGCTGCAGCAAAAGTTTTTTCAACGATGAGCCAAGCTTCATGA
- a CDS encoding MqnA/MqnD/SBP family protein: MKTLEENFPEGSVLGCSSGWTLVPFSREFEKQNPALVHRLGQEALSELLRDQDVSLVLCSPDRLIKDSEFELALPVGEVLVGSANLAYLTIENCDEFKSKLSPRISALKEIFSQANLQKSDDLRAAAAYIWDASKSLAEPRFKKIPFLNLNGGCGSYASLARILYRLLFGANAYETNEMMQGSAASFKGYQGVCLDLKQGREGLTKRSQYHSVIDLVDLWMELTEMPFVASVLQKGKRSPSQAAKQQVIQAAELAQARMKVEPSSYLPDIAPLNSQGQRIDLSGVWKQLNYRLVAEDFRSLMFYLHLAKPLLRKPMDDDAFKIKMIRWQEREASAIH, from the coding sequence ATGAAAACCTTAGAGGAAAATTTTCCGGAAGGTTCGGTTTTAGGCTGTTCCTCCGGATGGACTCTCGTGCCTTTTAGTCGAGAGTTTGAAAAGCAGAACCCTGCATTGGTTCATCGACTCGGCCAGGAGGCCCTGAGTGAACTTTTGAGAGACCAGGATGTGAGCTTGGTTTTATGCTCGCCGGATCGACTCATTAAGGATTCGGAATTCGAGTTGGCCTTGCCAGTGGGCGAAGTTCTTGTTGGCTCAGCAAATCTAGCCTATCTTACGATCGAAAACTGCGACGAATTTAAGTCTAAGCTGTCACCAAGGATATCTGCGCTCAAGGAAATCTTTAGCCAGGCGAACTTGCAAAAAAGCGACGATCTTCGCGCGGCTGCGGCCTATATCTGGGATGCAAGCAAATCACTTGCAGAACCTCGGTTTAAAAAAATCCCCTTCTTAAATCTTAATGGGGGTTGCGGTTCTTATGCGAGTCTGGCTCGAATCTTGTACCGCCTATTATTCGGTGCCAATGCCTATGAAACCAATGAAATGATGCAAGGTAGCGCCGCATCCTTTAAAGGTTATCAGGGAGTATGTCTCGATTTGAAGCAAGGTCGGGAAGGATTAACGAAGCGCAGTCAATACCATTCGGTGATCGACTTGGTTGATCTTTGGATGGAGCTTACCGAAATGCCGTTCGTTGCATCTGTATTGCAGAAAGGCAAGCGCTCTCCCTCCCAGGCGGCGAAGCAGCAAGTTATCCAAGCTGCGGAATTAGCCCAGGCGCGGATGAAAGTCGAACCGTCCAGTTATCTTCCCGATATTGCACCTCTCAACAGCCAGGGGCAGCGTATCGACCTTTCTGGAGTTTGGAAGCAGTTAAACTATCGTTTGGTAGCTGAAGATTTTCGAAGCCTCATGTTTTACCTTCATCTCGCCAAGCCACTCCTCAGAAAGCCTATGGATGATGATGCTTTTAAAATCAAGATGATTCGCTGGCAGGAACGGGAGGCCTCGGCCATCCACTAA